The following proteins come from a genomic window of Anguilla rostrata isolate EN2019 chromosome 17, ASM1855537v3, whole genome shotgun sequence:
- the exoc7 gene encoding exocyst complex component 7 isoform X1, producing the protein MIPTEDASARKREIEEKLKQEQDTLSFIRENLEKSDQLTKGMVSILSSFESRLVQLENSIIPVHKQTENLQRLQENVDKTLSCLDHVISYYHVAKDTDKIIKEGPAGRLDEYLACIAKIQKAVEYFQDNNPDSPELNTVKARFEKGKELLEAEFRGLLTRYSKPVPPVLILDAIGVDEELEVQEEVTLEHLPEAVLQDIICISGWLVEYGRNQDFMTVYFQVRSSQLDRSIKGLKEHFRKNSASSGILYSPAVPNKRKDTPTKKAPKRPVYIPGTIRKAQNLLKQYSQHGLDGRKGGSNLTPLEGHDHDLRVKHLTDALGEKQGASAGKDDVLDIEIDSYIHCISAFVKLAHSEYALLTEIIPEHHQKKTFDSLIQGALDNLMLEGDDIVSAARRAIMRHDYSAVLTIFPILRHLKQTKADFDSVLQGTAASTKNKLPTLITSMETIGAKALEEFADSIKNDPDKEYNMPKDGTVHELTSNAILFLQQLLDFQETAGAMLASQVLGDTYNIPLDPRESSSSASSYSSEFSRRLLSTYICKVLGNLQLNLLSKSKVYEDSALSAIFLLNNYNYILKSLEKSELIQLVGVTNRKAEVSYRELMEQQMQVYQRSWLKVTEYVTDRNMPTFQPGTKLKDKERQMIKEKFKGFNDGLEELCKIQKVWAIPDKEQRDAIRQAQRKVVSDAYRSFLNRYGNISFTKNPEKYCKYRPEQVEDMIEKLFDTSA; encoded by the exons ATGATTCCAACGGAGGACGCGTCCGCGCGGAAAAGAGAGATTGAAGAGAAATTAAAACAG GAACAAGATACGCTGTCGTTCATCCGAGAGAATTTGGAGAAGAGTGACCAGTTAACTAAAGGCATG GTGTCCATCCTGTCATCCTTCGAGAGCCGGCTGGTGCAGCTGGAAAACTCCATCATTCCCGTGCACAAGCAGACAGAGAACCTGCAGCGGCTGCAGGAGAACGTGGACAAGACCCTGTCCTGCCTGGACCACGTCATCAGCTACTACCACGTGGCCAAGGACACAGACAAGATCATCaaggaggg ACCTGCAGGCAGGCTGGATGAGTATCTAGCCTGCATTGCCAAGATCCAGAAGGCAGTGGAGTACTTCCAGGACAACAATCCAGATAGCCCAGAACTCAACACAGTG AAAGCGCGTTTCGAAAAGGGGAAAGAGCTGCTGGAGGCGGAGTTCCGGGGCCTGCTTACGCGCTACAGCAAGCCCGTCCCCCCTGTGCTCATCCTGGACGCCATCGGCGTGGACGAGGAgctggaggtgcaggaggaggtgacGCTCGAGCACCTCCCCGAGGCCGTGCTGCAGGACATCATCTGCATCTCCGGCTGGCTTGTGGAGTACGGCCGTAACcagg ACTTCATGACGGTGTACTTCCAGGTGCGCTCTTCCCAGCTGGACCGCTCCATTAAGGGTCTGAAAGAGCACTTTCGCAAGAACAGCGCCTCCTCCGGGATCCTCTACTCCCCCGCCGTGCCCAACAAGCGCAAGGACACACCCACCAAGAAGGCTCCAAAGAGACCAG TCTACATTCCAG GAACGATCCGGAAGGCTCAGAACCTTCTGAAACAGTACTCACAGCACGGGCTGGATGGGAGAAAGGGGGGTTCTAACCTCACTCCTTTGGAAG GTCACGATCATGACCTCAGAGTCAAACACCTCACTGATGCCCTGGGTGAGAAGCAGGGGGCATCCGCAG GGAAGGACGACGTGCTGGACATCGAGATCGACTCGTACATCCACTGCATCAGCGCCTTCGTGAAGCTAGCCCACAGCGAGTACGCCCTTCTGACCGAGATCATCCCCGAGCACCACCAGAAGAAGACCTTCGACTCGCTCAtccag ggggcgctggacAACCTGATGCTGGAAGGCGATGACATCGTGTCGGCGGCGCGGCGGGCCATCATGCGACACGACTACTCGGCCGTGCTCACCATCTTCCCCATCCTGCGGCACCTGAAGCAGACCAAGGCCGATTTCGACTCTGTGCTTCAG GGAACGGCCGCCAGCACCAAGAACAAGCTGCCCACCCTCATCACCTCCATGGAGACCATCGGAGCCAAAGCTCTGGAGGAATTTGCCGACAGCATTAAG AATGATCCTGACAAGGAATACAACATGCCCAAGGATGGAACAGTTCATGAACTCACCAGTAAT GCCATCCtgttcctgcagcagctgctggactTCCAGGAGACGGCCGGAGCCATGCTGGCCTCCCAAG TCCTTGGCGACACTTACAATAttcccttagaccccagag AGAGCAGTTCGTCGGCGAGCAGCTACAGCTCGGAGTTCAGCCGCAGACTGCTCAGCACATACATCT GTAAGGTTCTGGGGAACCTGCAGCTGAACCTCCTCAGCAAGTCCAAAGTGTACGAGGACTCTGCTCTGAGCGCCATCTTCCTCCTCAACAACTACAACTACATCCTCAAGTCCCTGGAGAA GTCGGAGCTGATTCAGCTGGTGGGCGTGACAAACAGAAAGGCTGAGGTGTCTTACAGAGAGCTGATGGAGCAGCAGATGCAGGTGTACCAGCGCAG CTGGCTGAAGGTGACGGAGTACGTGACGGACAGGAACATGCCCACATTTCAGCCTGGCACCAAG CTGAAGGATAAGGAACGTCAGATGATCAAGGAGAAGTTCAAG GGCTTCAACGACGGTCTGGAGGAGCTGTGTAAGATTCAGAAGGTGTGGGCCATCCCAGACAAGGAGCAGCGAGACGCCATCCGCCAGGCCCAGAGGAAGGTGGTGTCCGACGCCTACAGGTCCTTTCTGAACAG ATATGGCAACATATCCTTTACCAAAAACCCAGAGAAATACTGCAAGTACAGACCGGAACAGGTGGAGGACATGATCGAGAAACTGTTCGACACGTCGGCCTGA
- the exoc7 gene encoding exocyst complex component 7 isoform X13 — protein sequence MIPTEDASARKREIEEKLKQEQDTLSFIRENLEKSDQLTKGMVSILSSFESRLVQLENSIIPVHKQTENLQRLQENVDKTLSCLDHVISYYHVAKDTDKIIKEGPAGRLDEYLACIAKIQKAVEYFQDNNPDSPELNTVKARFEKGKELLEAEFRGLLTRYSKPVPPVLILDAIGVDEELEVQEEVTLEHLPEAVLQDIICISGWLVEYGRNQDFMTVYFQVRSSQLDRSIKGLKEHFRKNSASSGILYSPAVPNKRKDTPTKKAPKRPGKDDVLDIEIDSYIHCISAFVKLAHSEYALLTEIIPEHHQKKTFDSLIQGALDNLMLEGDDIVSAARRAIMRHDYSAVLTIFPILRHLKQTKADFDSVLQGTAASTKNKLPTLITSMETIGAKALEEFADSIKNDPDKEYNMPKDGTVHELTSNAILFLQQLLDFQETAGAMLASQESSSSASSYSSEFSRRLLSTYICKVLGNLQLNLLSKSKVYEDSALSAIFLLNNYNYILKSLEKSELIQLVGVTNRKAEVSYRELMEQQMQVYQRSWLKVTEYVTDRNMPTFQPGTKLKDKERQMIKEKFKGFNDGLEELCKIQKVWAIPDKEQRDAIRQAQRKVVSDAYRSFLNRYGNISFTKNPEKYCKYRPEQVEDMIEKLFDTSA from the exons ATGATTCCAACGGAGGACGCGTCCGCGCGGAAAAGAGAGATTGAAGAGAAATTAAAACAG GAACAAGATACGCTGTCGTTCATCCGAGAGAATTTGGAGAAGAGTGACCAGTTAACTAAAGGCATG GTGTCCATCCTGTCATCCTTCGAGAGCCGGCTGGTGCAGCTGGAAAACTCCATCATTCCCGTGCACAAGCAGACAGAGAACCTGCAGCGGCTGCAGGAGAACGTGGACAAGACCCTGTCCTGCCTGGACCACGTCATCAGCTACTACCACGTGGCCAAGGACACAGACAAGATCATCaaggaggg ACCTGCAGGCAGGCTGGATGAGTATCTAGCCTGCATTGCCAAGATCCAGAAGGCAGTGGAGTACTTCCAGGACAACAATCCAGATAGCCCAGAACTCAACACAGTG AAAGCGCGTTTCGAAAAGGGGAAAGAGCTGCTGGAGGCGGAGTTCCGGGGCCTGCTTACGCGCTACAGCAAGCCCGTCCCCCCTGTGCTCATCCTGGACGCCATCGGCGTGGACGAGGAgctggaggtgcaggaggaggtgacGCTCGAGCACCTCCCCGAGGCCGTGCTGCAGGACATCATCTGCATCTCCGGCTGGCTTGTGGAGTACGGCCGTAACcagg ACTTCATGACGGTGTACTTCCAGGTGCGCTCTTCCCAGCTGGACCGCTCCATTAAGGGTCTGAAAGAGCACTTTCGCAAGAACAGCGCCTCCTCCGGGATCCTCTACTCCCCCGCCGTGCCCAACAAGCGCAAGGACACACCCACCAAGAAGGCTCCAAAGAGACCAG GGAAGGACGACGTGCTGGACATCGAGATCGACTCGTACATCCACTGCATCAGCGCCTTCGTGAAGCTAGCCCACAGCGAGTACGCCCTTCTGACCGAGATCATCCCCGAGCACCACCAGAAGAAGACCTTCGACTCGCTCAtccag ggggcgctggacAACCTGATGCTGGAAGGCGATGACATCGTGTCGGCGGCGCGGCGGGCCATCATGCGACACGACTACTCGGCCGTGCTCACCATCTTCCCCATCCTGCGGCACCTGAAGCAGACCAAGGCCGATTTCGACTCTGTGCTTCAG GGAACGGCCGCCAGCACCAAGAACAAGCTGCCCACCCTCATCACCTCCATGGAGACCATCGGAGCCAAAGCTCTGGAGGAATTTGCCGACAGCATTAAG AATGATCCTGACAAGGAATACAACATGCCCAAGGATGGAACAGTTCATGAACTCACCAGTAAT GCCATCCtgttcctgcagcagctgctggactTCCAGGAGACGGCCGGAGCCATGCTGGCCTCCCAAG AGAGCAGTTCGTCGGCGAGCAGCTACAGCTCGGAGTTCAGCCGCAGACTGCTCAGCACATACATCT GTAAGGTTCTGGGGAACCTGCAGCTGAACCTCCTCAGCAAGTCCAAAGTGTACGAGGACTCTGCTCTGAGCGCCATCTTCCTCCTCAACAACTACAACTACATCCTCAAGTCCCTGGAGAA GTCGGAGCTGATTCAGCTGGTGGGCGTGACAAACAGAAAGGCTGAGGTGTCTTACAGAGAGCTGATGGAGCAGCAGATGCAGGTGTACCAGCGCAG CTGGCTGAAGGTGACGGAGTACGTGACGGACAGGAACATGCCCACATTTCAGCCTGGCACCAAG CTGAAGGATAAGGAACGTCAGATGATCAAGGAGAAGTTCAAG GGCTTCAACGACGGTCTGGAGGAGCTGTGTAAGATTCAGAAGGTGTGGGCCATCCCAGACAAGGAGCAGCGAGACGCCATCCGCCAGGCCCAGAGGAAGGTGGTGTCCGACGCCTACAGGTCCTTTCTGAACAG ATATGGCAACATATCCTTTACCAAAAACCCAGAGAAATACTGCAAGTACAGACCGGAACAGGTGGAGGACATGATCGAGAAACTGTTCGACACGTCGGCCTGA
- the exoc7 gene encoding exocyst complex component 7 isoform X9 gives MIPTEDASARKREIEEKLKQEQDTLSFIRENLEKSDQLTKGMVSILSSFESRLVQLENSIIPVHKQTENLQRLQENVDKTLSCLDHVISYYHVAKDTDKIIKEGPAGRLDEYLACIAKIQKAVEYFQDNNPDSPELNTVKARFEKGKELLEAEFRGLLTRYSKPVPPVLILDAIGVDEELEVQEEVTLEHLPEAVLQDIICISGWLVEYGRNQDFMTVYFQVRSSQLDRSIKGLKEHFRKNSASSGILYSPAVPNKRKDTPTKKAPKRPVYIPGTIRKAQNLLKQYSQHGLDGRKGGSNLTPLEGKDDVLDIEIDSYIHCISAFVKLAHSEYALLTEIIPEHHQKKTFDSLIQGALDNLMLEGDDIVSAARRAIMRHDYSAVLTIFPILRHLKQTKADFDSVLQGTAASTKNKLPTLITSMETIGAKALEEFADSIKNDPDKEYNMPKDGTVHELTSNAILFLQQLLDFQETAGAMLASQESSSSASSYSSEFSRRLLSTYICKVLGNLQLNLLSKSKVYEDSALSAIFLLNNYNYILKSLEKSELIQLVGVTNRKAEVSYRELMEQQMQVYQRSWLKVTEYVTDRNMPTFQPGTKLKDKERQMIKEKFKGFNDGLEELCKIQKVWAIPDKEQRDAIRQAQRKVVSDAYRSFLNRYGNISFTKNPEKYCKYRPEQVEDMIEKLFDTSA, from the exons ATGATTCCAACGGAGGACGCGTCCGCGCGGAAAAGAGAGATTGAAGAGAAATTAAAACAG GAACAAGATACGCTGTCGTTCATCCGAGAGAATTTGGAGAAGAGTGACCAGTTAACTAAAGGCATG GTGTCCATCCTGTCATCCTTCGAGAGCCGGCTGGTGCAGCTGGAAAACTCCATCATTCCCGTGCACAAGCAGACAGAGAACCTGCAGCGGCTGCAGGAGAACGTGGACAAGACCCTGTCCTGCCTGGACCACGTCATCAGCTACTACCACGTGGCCAAGGACACAGACAAGATCATCaaggaggg ACCTGCAGGCAGGCTGGATGAGTATCTAGCCTGCATTGCCAAGATCCAGAAGGCAGTGGAGTACTTCCAGGACAACAATCCAGATAGCCCAGAACTCAACACAGTG AAAGCGCGTTTCGAAAAGGGGAAAGAGCTGCTGGAGGCGGAGTTCCGGGGCCTGCTTACGCGCTACAGCAAGCCCGTCCCCCCTGTGCTCATCCTGGACGCCATCGGCGTGGACGAGGAgctggaggtgcaggaggaggtgacGCTCGAGCACCTCCCCGAGGCCGTGCTGCAGGACATCATCTGCATCTCCGGCTGGCTTGTGGAGTACGGCCGTAACcagg ACTTCATGACGGTGTACTTCCAGGTGCGCTCTTCCCAGCTGGACCGCTCCATTAAGGGTCTGAAAGAGCACTTTCGCAAGAACAGCGCCTCCTCCGGGATCCTCTACTCCCCCGCCGTGCCCAACAAGCGCAAGGACACACCCACCAAGAAGGCTCCAAAGAGACCAG TCTACATTCCAG GAACGATCCGGAAGGCTCAGAACCTTCTGAAACAGTACTCACAGCACGGGCTGGATGGGAGAAAGGGGGGTTCTAACCTCACTCCTTTGGAAG GGAAGGACGACGTGCTGGACATCGAGATCGACTCGTACATCCACTGCATCAGCGCCTTCGTGAAGCTAGCCCACAGCGAGTACGCCCTTCTGACCGAGATCATCCCCGAGCACCACCAGAAGAAGACCTTCGACTCGCTCAtccag ggggcgctggacAACCTGATGCTGGAAGGCGATGACATCGTGTCGGCGGCGCGGCGGGCCATCATGCGACACGACTACTCGGCCGTGCTCACCATCTTCCCCATCCTGCGGCACCTGAAGCAGACCAAGGCCGATTTCGACTCTGTGCTTCAG GGAACGGCCGCCAGCACCAAGAACAAGCTGCCCACCCTCATCACCTCCATGGAGACCATCGGAGCCAAAGCTCTGGAGGAATTTGCCGACAGCATTAAG AATGATCCTGACAAGGAATACAACATGCCCAAGGATGGAACAGTTCATGAACTCACCAGTAAT GCCATCCtgttcctgcagcagctgctggactTCCAGGAGACGGCCGGAGCCATGCTGGCCTCCCAAG AGAGCAGTTCGTCGGCGAGCAGCTACAGCTCGGAGTTCAGCCGCAGACTGCTCAGCACATACATCT GTAAGGTTCTGGGGAACCTGCAGCTGAACCTCCTCAGCAAGTCCAAAGTGTACGAGGACTCTGCTCTGAGCGCCATCTTCCTCCTCAACAACTACAACTACATCCTCAAGTCCCTGGAGAA GTCGGAGCTGATTCAGCTGGTGGGCGTGACAAACAGAAAGGCTGAGGTGTCTTACAGAGAGCTGATGGAGCAGCAGATGCAGGTGTACCAGCGCAG CTGGCTGAAGGTGACGGAGTACGTGACGGACAGGAACATGCCCACATTTCAGCCTGGCACCAAG CTGAAGGATAAGGAACGTCAGATGATCAAGGAGAAGTTCAAG GGCTTCAACGACGGTCTGGAGGAGCTGTGTAAGATTCAGAAGGTGTGGGCCATCCCAGACAAGGAGCAGCGAGACGCCATCCGCCAGGCCCAGAGGAAGGTGGTGTCCGACGCCTACAGGTCCTTTCTGAACAG ATATGGCAACATATCCTTTACCAAAAACCCAGAGAAATACTGCAAGTACAGACCGGAACAGGTGGAGGACATGATCGAGAAACTGTTCGACACGTCGGCCTGA
- the exoc7 gene encoding exocyst complex component 7 isoform X4, translating to MIPTEDASARKREIEEKLKQEQDTLSFIRENLEKSDQLTKGMVSILSSFESRLVQLENSIIPVHKQTENLQRLQENVDKTLSCLDHVISYYHVAKDTDKIIKEGPAGRLDEYLACIAKIQKAVEYFQDNNPDSPELNTVKARFEKGKELLEAEFRGLLTRYSKPVPPVLILDAIGVDEELEVQEEVTLEHLPEAVLQDIICISGWLVEYGRNQDFMTVYFQVRSSQLDRSIKGLKEHFRKNSASSGILYSPAVPNKRKDTPTKKAPKRPGTIRKAQNLLKQYSQHGLDGRKGGSNLTPLEGHDHDLRVKHLTDALGEKQGASAGKDDVLDIEIDSYIHCISAFVKLAHSEYALLTEIIPEHHQKKTFDSLIQGALDNLMLEGDDIVSAARRAIMRHDYSAVLTIFPILRHLKQTKADFDSVLQGTAASTKNKLPTLITSMETIGAKALEEFADSIKNDPDKEYNMPKDGTVHELTSNAILFLQQLLDFQETAGAMLASQESSSSASSYSSEFSRRLLSTYICKVLGNLQLNLLSKSKVYEDSALSAIFLLNNYNYILKSLEKSELIQLVGVTNRKAEVSYRELMEQQMQVYQRSWLKVTEYVTDRNMPTFQPGTKLKDKERQMIKEKFKGFNDGLEELCKIQKVWAIPDKEQRDAIRQAQRKVVSDAYRSFLNRYGNISFTKNPEKYCKYRPEQVEDMIEKLFDTSA from the exons ATGATTCCAACGGAGGACGCGTCCGCGCGGAAAAGAGAGATTGAAGAGAAATTAAAACAG GAACAAGATACGCTGTCGTTCATCCGAGAGAATTTGGAGAAGAGTGACCAGTTAACTAAAGGCATG GTGTCCATCCTGTCATCCTTCGAGAGCCGGCTGGTGCAGCTGGAAAACTCCATCATTCCCGTGCACAAGCAGACAGAGAACCTGCAGCGGCTGCAGGAGAACGTGGACAAGACCCTGTCCTGCCTGGACCACGTCATCAGCTACTACCACGTGGCCAAGGACACAGACAAGATCATCaaggaggg ACCTGCAGGCAGGCTGGATGAGTATCTAGCCTGCATTGCCAAGATCCAGAAGGCAGTGGAGTACTTCCAGGACAACAATCCAGATAGCCCAGAACTCAACACAGTG AAAGCGCGTTTCGAAAAGGGGAAAGAGCTGCTGGAGGCGGAGTTCCGGGGCCTGCTTACGCGCTACAGCAAGCCCGTCCCCCCTGTGCTCATCCTGGACGCCATCGGCGTGGACGAGGAgctggaggtgcaggaggaggtgacGCTCGAGCACCTCCCCGAGGCCGTGCTGCAGGACATCATCTGCATCTCCGGCTGGCTTGTGGAGTACGGCCGTAACcagg ACTTCATGACGGTGTACTTCCAGGTGCGCTCTTCCCAGCTGGACCGCTCCATTAAGGGTCTGAAAGAGCACTTTCGCAAGAACAGCGCCTCCTCCGGGATCCTCTACTCCCCCGCCGTGCCCAACAAGCGCAAGGACACACCCACCAAGAAGGCTCCAAAGAGACCAG GAACGATCCGGAAGGCTCAGAACCTTCTGAAACAGTACTCACAGCACGGGCTGGATGGGAGAAAGGGGGGTTCTAACCTCACTCCTTTGGAAG GTCACGATCATGACCTCAGAGTCAAACACCTCACTGATGCCCTGGGTGAGAAGCAGGGGGCATCCGCAG GGAAGGACGACGTGCTGGACATCGAGATCGACTCGTACATCCACTGCATCAGCGCCTTCGTGAAGCTAGCCCACAGCGAGTACGCCCTTCTGACCGAGATCATCCCCGAGCACCACCAGAAGAAGACCTTCGACTCGCTCAtccag ggggcgctggacAACCTGATGCTGGAAGGCGATGACATCGTGTCGGCGGCGCGGCGGGCCATCATGCGACACGACTACTCGGCCGTGCTCACCATCTTCCCCATCCTGCGGCACCTGAAGCAGACCAAGGCCGATTTCGACTCTGTGCTTCAG GGAACGGCCGCCAGCACCAAGAACAAGCTGCCCACCCTCATCACCTCCATGGAGACCATCGGAGCCAAAGCTCTGGAGGAATTTGCCGACAGCATTAAG AATGATCCTGACAAGGAATACAACATGCCCAAGGATGGAACAGTTCATGAACTCACCAGTAAT GCCATCCtgttcctgcagcagctgctggactTCCAGGAGACGGCCGGAGCCATGCTGGCCTCCCAAG AGAGCAGTTCGTCGGCGAGCAGCTACAGCTCGGAGTTCAGCCGCAGACTGCTCAGCACATACATCT GTAAGGTTCTGGGGAACCTGCAGCTGAACCTCCTCAGCAAGTCCAAAGTGTACGAGGACTCTGCTCTGAGCGCCATCTTCCTCCTCAACAACTACAACTACATCCTCAAGTCCCTGGAGAA GTCGGAGCTGATTCAGCTGGTGGGCGTGACAAACAGAAAGGCTGAGGTGTCTTACAGAGAGCTGATGGAGCAGCAGATGCAGGTGTACCAGCGCAG CTGGCTGAAGGTGACGGAGTACGTGACGGACAGGAACATGCCCACATTTCAGCCTGGCACCAAG CTGAAGGATAAGGAACGTCAGATGATCAAGGAGAAGTTCAAG GGCTTCAACGACGGTCTGGAGGAGCTGTGTAAGATTCAGAAGGTGTGGGCCATCCCAGACAAGGAGCAGCGAGACGCCATCCGCCAGGCCCAGAGGAAGGTGGTGTCCGACGCCTACAGGTCCTTTCTGAACAG ATATGGCAACATATCCTTTACCAAAAACCCAGAGAAATACTGCAAGTACAGACCGGAACAGGTGGAGGACATGATCGAGAAACTGTTCGACACGTCGGCCTGA
- the exoc7 gene encoding exocyst complex component 7 isoform X3, with amino-acid sequence MIPTEDASARKREIEEKLKQEQDTLSFIRENLEKSDQLTKGMVSILSSFESRLVQLENSIIPVHKQTENLQRLQENVDKTLSCLDHVISYYHVAKDTDKIIKEGPAGRLDEYLACIAKIQKAVEYFQDNNPDSPELNTVKARFEKGKELLEAEFRGLLTRYSKPVPPVLILDAIGVDEELEVQEEVTLEHLPEAVLQDIICISGWLVEYGRNQDFMTVYFQVRSSQLDRSIKGLKEHFRKNSASSGILYSPAVPNKRKDTPTKKAPKRPVYIPGTIRKAQNLLKQYSQHGLDGRKGGSNLTPLEGHDHDLRVKHLTDALGEKQGASAGKDDVLDIEIDSYIHCISAFVKLAHSEYALLTEIIPEHHQKKTFDSLIQGALDNLMLEGDDIVSAARRAIMRHDYSAVLTIFPILRHLKQTKADFDSVLQGTAASTKNKLPTLITSMETIGAKALEEFADSIKNDPDKEYNMPKDGTVHELTSNAILFLQQLLDFQETAGAMLASQESSSSASSYSSEFSRRLLSTYICKVLGNLQLNLLSKSKVYEDSALSAIFLLNNYNYILKSLEKSELIQLVGVTNRKAEVSYRELMEQQMQVYQRSWLKVTEYVTDRNMPTFQPGTKLKDKERQMIKEKFKGFNDGLEELCKIQKVWAIPDKEQRDAIRQAQRKVVSDAYRSFLNRYGNISFTKNPEKYCKYRPEQVEDMIEKLFDTSA; translated from the exons ATGATTCCAACGGAGGACGCGTCCGCGCGGAAAAGAGAGATTGAAGAGAAATTAAAACAG GAACAAGATACGCTGTCGTTCATCCGAGAGAATTTGGAGAAGAGTGACCAGTTAACTAAAGGCATG GTGTCCATCCTGTCATCCTTCGAGAGCCGGCTGGTGCAGCTGGAAAACTCCATCATTCCCGTGCACAAGCAGACAGAGAACCTGCAGCGGCTGCAGGAGAACGTGGACAAGACCCTGTCCTGCCTGGACCACGTCATCAGCTACTACCACGTGGCCAAGGACACAGACAAGATCATCaaggaggg ACCTGCAGGCAGGCTGGATGAGTATCTAGCCTGCATTGCCAAGATCCAGAAGGCAGTGGAGTACTTCCAGGACAACAATCCAGATAGCCCAGAACTCAACACAGTG AAAGCGCGTTTCGAAAAGGGGAAAGAGCTGCTGGAGGCGGAGTTCCGGGGCCTGCTTACGCGCTACAGCAAGCCCGTCCCCCCTGTGCTCATCCTGGACGCCATCGGCGTGGACGAGGAgctggaggtgcaggaggaggtgacGCTCGAGCACCTCCCCGAGGCCGTGCTGCAGGACATCATCTGCATCTCCGGCTGGCTTGTGGAGTACGGCCGTAACcagg ACTTCATGACGGTGTACTTCCAGGTGCGCTCTTCCCAGCTGGACCGCTCCATTAAGGGTCTGAAAGAGCACTTTCGCAAGAACAGCGCCTCCTCCGGGATCCTCTACTCCCCCGCCGTGCCCAACAAGCGCAAGGACACACCCACCAAGAAGGCTCCAAAGAGACCAG TCTACATTCCAG GAACGATCCGGAAGGCTCAGAACCTTCTGAAACAGTACTCACAGCACGGGCTGGATGGGAGAAAGGGGGGTTCTAACCTCACTCCTTTGGAAG GTCACGATCATGACCTCAGAGTCAAACACCTCACTGATGCCCTGGGTGAGAAGCAGGGGGCATCCGCAG GGAAGGACGACGTGCTGGACATCGAGATCGACTCGTACATCCACTGCATCAGCGCCTTCGTGAAGCTAGCCCACAGCGAGTACGCCCTTCTGACCGAGATCATCCCCGAGCACCACCAGAAGAAGACCTTCGACTCGCTCAtccag ggggcgctggacAACCTGATGCTGGAAGGCGATGACATCGTGTCGGCGGCGCGGCGGGCCATCATGCGACACGACTACTCGGCCGTGCTCACCATCTTCCCCATCCTGCGGCACCTGAAGCAGACCAAGGCCGATTTCGACTCTGTGCTTCAG GGAACGGCCGCCAGCACCAAGAACAAGCTGCCCACCCTCATCACCTCCATGGAGACCATCGGAGCCAAAGCTCTGGAGGAATTTGCCGACAGCATTAAG AATGATCCTGACAAGGAATACAACATGCCCAAGGATGGAACAGTTCATGAACTCACCAGTAAT GCCATCCtgttcctgcagcagctgctggactTCCAGGAGACGGCCGGAGCCATGCTGGCCTCCCAAG AGAGCAGTTCGTCGGCGAGCAGCTACAGCTCGGAGTTCAGCCGCAGACTGCTCAGCACATACATCT GTAAGGTTCTGGGGAACCTGCAGCTGAACCTCCTCAGCAAGTCCAAAGTGTACGAGGACTCTGCTCTGAGCGCCATCTTCCTCCTCAACAACTACAACTACATCCTCAAGTCCCTGGAGAA GTCGGAGCTGATTCAGCTGGTGGGCGTGACAAACAGAAAGGCTGAGGTGTCTTACAGAGAGCTGATGGAGCAGCAGATGCAGGTGTACCAGCGCAG CTGGCTGAAGGTGACGGAGTACGTGACGGACAGGAACATGCCCACATTTCAGCCTGGCACCAAG CTGAAGGATAAGGAACGTCAGATGATCAAGGAGAAGTTCAAG GGCTTCAACGACGGTCTGGAGGAGCTGTGTAAGATTCAGAAGGTGTGGGCCATCCCAGACAAGGAGCAGCGAGACGCCATCCGCCAGGCCCAGAGGAAGGTGGTGTCCGACGCCTACAGGTCCTTTCTGAACAG ATATGGCAACATATCCTTTACCAAAAACCCAGAGAAATACTGCAAGTACAGACCGGAACAGGTGGAGGACATGATCGAGAAACTGTTCGACACGTCGGCCTGA